In Hemicordylus capensis ecotype Gifberg chromosome 3, rHemCap1.1.pri, whole genome shotgun sequence, one DNA window encodes the following:
- the LOC128352409 gene encoding eggshell protein 2A-like isoform X2: protein MHGGSSGPGCNPWAVVDQAVTRGGRSGPGRGGGPSCSSGGRIGWPGSCGPGAVEVVGQAAGPAQPLRRGGSRSGPGRQVAAGLAEAAALGRAGDWGGGTEAADLAQRGGKIEGIRVHGEGDNAKILMGRKRRIFTGSEIPS, encoded by the exons ATGCACGGAGGCAGTAGTGGGCCAGGGTGCAACCCGTGGGCAGTAGTGGATCAGGCTGTGACCCGCGGTGGCCGTAGTGGGCCAGGCCGCGGCGGTGGGCCAAGCTGCAGCAGCGGCgggagaattggctggccgggCAGCTGCGGGCCCGGTGCGGTGGAAGTAGTGGGCCAGGCGGCGGGTCCCGCCCAGCCGCTGAGGCGAGGAGGCAGCCGCAGTGGGCCCGGACgccaggtggcggcgggcctggccgaggcggcagcacTCGGCcgggccggagactggggcggggggacagagGCGGCGGATCTGGCCCAGCGcggaggcaag ATCGAGGGGATAAGAGTGCATGGTGAAGGAGACAATGCCAAAAT ATTaatggggagaaagagaaggatcTTCACAGGTTCTGAAATTCCTTCCTGA
- the LOC128352409 gene encoding eggshell protein 2A-like isoform X3 produces the protein MHGGSSGPGCNPWAVVDQAVTRGGRSGPGRGGGPSCSSGGRIGWPGSCGPGAVEVVGQAAGPAQPLRRGGSRSGPGRQVAAGLAEAAALGRAGDWGGGTEAADLAQRGGKQIEGIRVHGEGDNAKMYCSL, from the exons ATGCACGGAGGCAGTAGTGGGCCAGGGTGCAACCCGTGGGCAGTAGTGGATCAGGCTGTGACCCGCGGTGGCCGTAGTGGGCCAGGCCGCGGCGGTGGGCCAAGCTGCAGCAGCGGCgggagaattggctggccgggCAGCTGCGGGCCCGGTGCGGTGGAAGTAGTGGGCCAGGCGGCGGGTCCCGCCCAGCCGCTGAGGCGAGGAGGCAGCCGCAGTGGGCCCGGACgccaggtggcggcgggcctggccgaggcggcagcacTCGGCcgggccggagactggggcggggggacagagGCGGCGGATCTGGCCCAGCGcggaggcaag CAGATCGAGGGGATAAGAGTGCATGGTGAAGGAGACAATGCCAAAAT GTACTGttccttgtag
- the LOC128352409 gene encoding keratin, type I cytoskeletal 9-like isoform X1, producing MHGGSSGPGCNPWAVVDQAVTRGGRSGPGRGGGPSCSSGGRIGWPGSCGPGAVEVVGQAAGPAQPLRRGGSRSGPGRQVAAGLAEAAALGRAGDWGGGTEAADLAQRGGKQIEGIRVHGEGDNAKILMGRKRRIFTGSEIPS from the exons ATGCACGGAGGCAGTAGTGGGCCAGGGTGCAACCCGTGGGCAGTAGTGGATCAGGCTGTGACCCGCGGTGGCCGTAGTGGGCCAGGCCGCGGCGGTGGGCCAAGCTGCAGCAGCGGCgggagaattggctggccgggCAGCTGCGGGCCCGGTGCGGTGGAAGTAGTGGGCCAGGCGGCGGGTCCCGCCCAGCCGCTGAGGCGAGGAGGCAGCCGCAGTGGGCCCGGACgccaggtggcggcgggcctggccgaggcggcagcacTCGGCcgggccggagactggggcggggggacagagGCGGCGGATCTGGCCCAGCGcggaggcaag CAGATCGAGGGGATAAGAGTGCATGGTGAAGGAGACAATGCCAAAAT ATTaatggggagaaagagaaggatcTTCACAGGTTCTGAAATTCCTTCCTGA